The following coding sequences are from one Synergistaceae bacterium window:
- a CDS encoding TIGR02452 family protein has product MQRFLQAQEKIYDIALNEIKHGKKRSHWIWYIFPQLKGLGHSYNSDFYGIRDLDEARNYLSHPVLGARLREITEALLQLPENDAYKIMGDPDDLKLHSCMTLFAYISEEGSIFHKALDKFFAGQMDYGTLNLLKPKNVLSWDSDLWLSKLNGLYPDYKALNREVWENTFKIVEANYYELPNGERVIVRSPDNPRIESTFYEKEFTAKFEPLDTPVKISVVPDDCLDVAHKWVNEGLDVTVLNLANRQNPGGGVIRGSSAQEEYLFHCSDYYKFLYIFAYYAERYGLTLSSHQYPMDRNFGGIYSPGVIIFRENETRGYELIKYPWQVNMIAVAGMVNPETEIINGKEYIIPELAEGVRNKIRTIYRIACENNQRNLVLGALGCGAFHNPPEHVANLFLEVLREKEFKGAFSKICFAVKSHQAPEKSANYLIFRDVLDGVVINNA; this is encoded by the coding sequence ATGCAGCGTTTCTTACAAGCTCAGGAGAAAATTTATGATATTGCATTGAACGAAATTAAGCACGGAAAAAAGCGCAGTCATTGGATCTGGTACATTTTCCCGCAACTTAAAGGGTTAGGCCATAGTTATAATTCAGATTTTTACGGGATTAGAGATTTAGACGAGGCAAGAAATTATTTATCACATCCGGTTTTAGGTGCTAGACTGCGTGAGATTACTGAAGCTCTATTGCAATTACCGGAAAATGACGCTTATAAAATTATGGGCGACCCTGATGATTTAAAGCTGCATTCTTGTATGACTCTTTTTGCGTATATTTCTGAAGAGGGCTCAATCTTTCATAAGGCGTTAGATAAATTTTTTGCGGGTCAGATGGATTACGGGACTCTAAATTTGCTCAAGCCTAAAAATGTTTTGTCGTGGGATTCTGATTTATGGCTTAGTAAATTAAACGGTTTGTACCCTGATTATAAGGCTCTTAATCGCGAAGTCTGGGAGAATACGTTTAAAATCGTCGAAGCAAATTATTACGAACTTCCGAACGGTGAAAGAGTCATAGTCCGCAGCCCTGATAATCCGCGCATAGAGTCAACTTTTTACGAGAAGGAATTTACAGCAAAGTTTGAGCCTCTCGACACGCCCGTAAAAATTTCTGTTGTACCTGATGATTGTCTTGATGTTGCTCATAAATGGGTTAATGAAGGTCTTGACGTTACTGTATTGAATCTCGCTAACAGGCAAAATCCAGGCGGAGGTGTCATTCGCGGTTCGTCAGCGCAGGAAGAATATTTATTCCATTGTTCGGATTACTACAAATTTTTATATATTTTCGCTTATTATGCGGAACGGTACGGACTCACGCTTTCGAGTCATCAATACCCTATGGATAGAAATTTTGGCGGAATTTATAGTCCGGGAGTTATTATATTTCGTGAGAATGAAACTCGCGGCTATGAATTAATAAAATATCCGTGGCAGGTCAATATGATTGCTGTAGCTGGAATGGTAAACCCGGAAACAGAAATTATAAATGGTAAAGAATATATCATCCCTGAATTGGCCGAAGGTGTGAGAAATAAAATCCGCACAATTTACAGAATCGCCTGCGAAAATAATCAACGAAATTTAGTATTAGGTGCGTTAGGCTGCGGAGCTTTCCATAATCCCCCTGAACATGTCGCAAATTTATTTCTTGAAGTCTTGCGCGAGAAAGAGTTTAAAGGCGCGTTCAGTAAAATTTGTTTTGCAGTAAAGAGCCATCAAGCCCCCGAAAAAAGCGCGAATTATTTAATTTTCCGTGATGTCCTTGACGGCGTTGTGATAAATAATGCTTGA